In one Prosthecochloris aestuarii DSM 271 genomic region, the following are encoded:
- the purH gene encoding bifunctional phosphoribosylaminoimidazolecarboxamide formyltransferase/IMP cyclohydrolase, protein MSDPVIKRALVSVSDKTGIVDFCRELGAMGVEIFSTGGTLRILQESGIEAASISTITGFPEIMDGRVKTLHPKIHGGLLAVRDNEDHVGQAKANGIEFIDMVVVNLYPFEATVAKPDVTFEEAIENIDIGGPSMLRSAAKNNESVTVVTDSADYATVLDEMRSNNGATRRETRLTLARKVFELTSRYDRAIADYLIGAEESGETEAPAAISVKLEKELDMRYGENPHQSAGFYRLVDGQGSRCFDDFFDKLHGKELSYNNMLDIAAATGLVEEFRGEDPAVVIIKHTNPCGVAQAGTLVDAYRKAFSTDTQSPFGGIIAFNVPLDMETALAVDEIFTEILIAPAYEDGVLDMLMKKKNRRLVLQKKALLQEVMEYKSTQFGMLVQDRDSKIVSREDLKVVTKRQPDEQELDDMMFAWKIAKHVKSNTIVYVKNGQTIGVGAGQMSRIDSAKIARSKAAEAGLDIKGSAVASDAFFPFADGLLAAAEAGATSVIQPGGSIRDDEVIAAADENNLAMVFTSMRHFKH, encoded by the coding sequence ATGTCTGATCCTGTTATCAAGCGAGCGTTGGTTTCTGTTTCTGATAAAACCGGCATCGTCGATTTTTGCCGTGAGCTGGGGGCTATGGGTGTCGAGATTTTTTCAACCGGAGGCACCCTGCGTATTCTTCAGGAGTCCGGTATCGAAGCTGCTTCAATTTCGACGATAACCGGTTTTCCTGAGATTATGGATGGCCGCGTGAAAACGCTTCACCCGAAAATTCACGGCGGCCTGCTTGCTGTTCGTGACAACGAGGATCATGTCGGCCAGGCAAAGGCGAATGGTATTGAGTTTATCGATATGGTTGTTGTTAATCTCTACCCTTTCGAGGCTACTGTTGCCAAGCCTGATGTGACGTTTGAAGAAGCTATCGAAAATATTGACATCGGCGGTCCGTCGATGCTTCGCAGCGCAGCGAAGAATAACGAGTCTGTCACGGTGGTGACCGACAGCGCTGATTATGCAACGGTTCTTGATGAGATGCGCTCCAATAATGGTGCGACCCGTCGTGAGACTCGCCTGACCCTTGCAAGAAAGGTGTTTGAACTTACCTCGCGCTATGACCGTGCGATTGCTGATTACCTGATCGGTGCCGAGGAGAGTGGCGAAACGGAGGCTCCGGCCGCTATTTCCGTGAAGCTTGAAAAAGAGCTCGATATGCGTTATGGCGAGAATCCTCATCAGAGCGCCGGTTTCTATCGTCTTGTGGATGGTCAGGGATCACGCTGTTTTGATGATTTCTTCGACAAGTTGCACGGTAAGGAGTTGTCGTACAACAATATGCTTGATATTGCCGCTGCGACTGGACTTGTCGAGGAGTTTCGCGGTGAGGATCCTGCAGTGGTTATCATCAAACACACCAACCCGTGCGGGGTTGCTCAGGCAGGAACTCTTGTTGACGCGTATCGCAAGGCGTTTTCGACCGATACACAGTCACCGTTTGGCGGTATCATCGCTTTTAACGTTCCGCTCGATATGGAGACAGCACTTGCCGTCGATGAGATTTTTACCGAGATTCTGATTGCTCCGGCATACGAGGATGGGGTGCTGGATATGCTGATGAAGAAGAAAAACCGTCGTCTTGTTCTTCAGAAAAAGGCGCTTCTCCAGGAGGTCATGGAATACAAGTCGACACAGTTCGGCATGCTCGTTCAGGATCGCGACAGCAAGATTGTTTCTCGTGAGGACCTGAAGGTTGTGACGAAACGCCAGCCGGACGAGCAGGAACTTGATGATATGATGTTTGCATGGAAGATCGCCAAGCATGTGAAGTCCAATACGATTGTGTATGTGAAAAACGGTCAGACGATTGGTGTGGGAGCAGGTCAGATGTCGCGTATCGATTCGGCAAAAATCGCTCGTTCCAAGGCTGCCGAGGCCGGTTTGGATATCAAGGGTTCTGCAGTTGCTTCAGATGCGTTTTTCCCGTTTGCAGATGGTTTGCTTGCCGCTGCTGAAGCCGGTGCGACATCGGTCATACAGCCTGGCGGATCGATCCGCGACGATGAGGTTATTGCCGCTGCGGACGAGAACAACCTTGCAATGGTCTTTACGTCGATGCGCCACTTCAAGCATTGA
- the purN gene encoding phosphoribosylglycinamide formyltransferase → MANHKTKLAVFCSGSGTNFQAIFHAINERNLPAEVVLCVSNRSECGAMSFASQHGIATLHISEKQYETPEKFGAEMLKALEQNGIEYILLAGYLRKVPSSVVEAYSYKMLNIHPALLPKFGGPGMYGINVHKAVLASGEKETGATVHYVDAEYDKGPILLQGRVPVKSGDTPESLAARVLECEHRLYPDALEKLLIGSGQ, encoded by the coding sequence ATGGCTAACCACAAAACAAAGCTGGCTGTATTCTGCTCCGGTTCCGGGACCAACTTCCAGGCAATCTTCCATGCCATCAATGAACGCAACCTCCCTGCAGAGGTAGTGCTCTGCGTTTCGAACCGCTCCGAATGCGGCGCAATGAGCTTTGCCTCTCAACATGGCATCGCAACGCTGCACATCTCAGAAAAACAGTATGAAACCCCTGAAAAGTTCGGTGCCGAGATGCTCAAGGCCCTGGAACAAAACGGAATAGAATACATCCTCCTGGCCGGCTATCTCAGGAAAGTTCCTTCATCCGTGGTAGAAGCTTACAGCTATAAAATGCTCAACATCCACCCTGCGCTGCTGCCAAAGTTCGGCGGCCCCGGCATGTATGGCATCAATGTGCATAAAGCCGTCCTTGCATCCGGAGAAAAAGAAACAGGTGCAACCGTCCACTACGTCGATGCGGAATACGACAAAGGCCCCATTCTTCTCCAGGGACGTGTTCCTGTCAAGTCAGGAGACACTCCCGAATCGCTTGCCGCAAGGGTGCTCGAATGTGAACACCGCCTCTATCCTGATGCGCTTGAAAAACTGCTCATCGGCAGCGGGCAATGA
- a CDS encoding radical SAM protein, whose product MNRTLLINEIFLSIQGESSRAGYPCVFVRLTGCSSRCTWCDTRYAMTNGTTTSLQNIIDTIAGFKTPLVEITGGEPLEQENVYPLMQQLCNRGYNVMLETGGFHPVSRVDHRVHKIIDLKPPSSGSSSNNHETNIRIALKAPPAEQALFEFKIVIAGKEDYEWATRLLQRTRINEHCPVVMGTVFSELSPAILASWILKDHLNVRMQLQLHKYIWPPDMRGV is encoded by the coding sequence ATGAACAGAACACTTCTGATCAACGAAATTTTTCTCTCGATTCAGGGAGAATCAAGTCGCGCCGGCTATCCCTGCGTCTTCGTCAGACTCACCGGATGCAGCAGCCGCTGCACCTGGTGCGACACCCGTTACGCCATGACAAACGGCACCACAACGAGCCTGCAGAACATTATCGACACCATCGCAGGATTCAAGACGCCTCTTGTCGAAATCACCGGCGGTGAACCCCTTGAGCAGGAAAACGTCTATCCGCTCATGCAGCAGCTTTGCAATCGCGGCTACAACGTCATGCTCGAAACAGGCGGCTTTCATCCTGTCAGCCGGGTCGACCACAGGGTCCATAAAATCATAGACCTCAAACCCCCCTCTTCCGGCAGCAGCAGCAACAACCACGAAACCAACATCCGCATAGCCCTCAAAGCGCCGCCGGCAGAGCAGGCACTCTTTGAATTTAAAATCGTCATCGCAGGAAAAGAAGACTATGAATGGGCCACCAGACTCCTCCAGCGCACCCGCATCAATGAACACTGCCCCGTAGTCATGGGAACCGTCTTCTCAGAGCTCTCGCCCGCAATACTGGCATCATGGATCCTCAAGGACCATCTCAACGTCCGCATGCAGCTCCAACTCCACAAATACATCTGGCCCCCCGATATGAGAGGAGTATAG
- a CDS encoding glycosyltransferase family 2 protein — protein MPPTTGLTIIVPFYNEEESLPLLFDQIYRALEERELQALLGQSPLFELLMIDDGSSDGSADVVRRQAAVRDEVKLISFQKNFGKTAALAAGFRYATGEYVVTMDADLQDDPFAIRELIMKLQDGYDLVSGWKRERRDPLSKTIPSWLFNTTTRLFTGIALHDFNCGLKAYRRGVVKSLELHGEMHRYIPVLASWNGYRVTEIPVRHHSRKHGLTKFGASRMFPGLFDFFTVLFITRYLRQPMHFFGMLSLLSFVVGFGISCYVTVEKIFFDQAAGNRPILFLGILLIILAVQFFAIGLLGEMLIRDTSRTSGYMVKEMVNVEEGGIVNSDW, from the coding sequence ATGCCGCCAACTACCGGTCTGACGATTATTGTTCCGTTCTATAATGAGGAGGAGTCGTTGCCCCTGCTTTTCGATCAGATCTATCGTGCTCTGGAGGAGAGGGAATTGCAGGCATTGCTTGGCCAGAGCCCGTTGTTTGAGCTTTTAATGATTGACGATGGTTCCTCTGACGGTTCGGCAGATGTTGTCCGCCGTCAGGCTGCGGTGAGAGATGAGGTGAAGCTGATCTCCTTTCAGAAAAATTTCGGCAAGACGGCAGCTCTTGCTGCAGGGTTCAGGTATGCGACGGGGGAGTATGTGGTGACGATGGATGCTGATCTGCAGGATGATCCTTTCGCTATCAGGGAGCTTATCATGAAATTGCAGGATGGATATGATCTGGTAAGCGGATGGAAGCGGGAGCGTCGGGACCCTTTGTCGAAAACTATTCCGTCGTGGTTGTTCAATACGACGACGCGACTTTTTACCGGTATTGCGCTGCATGATTTCAATTGCGGCTTGAAGGCCTACCGGAGGGGGGTGGTCAAATCGCTTGAACTTCACGGGGAGATGCATCGCTATATTCCTGTCCTGGCAAGCTGGAACGGTTACCGTGTGACGGAAATCCCTGTCAGACACCATTCCCGTAAGCACGGTCTGACCAAGTTTGGGGCGTCCAGGATGTTTCCGGGCTTGTTTGATTTTTTTACGGTCTTGTTCATTACTCGTTATCTGCGCCAGCCGATGCATTTTTTCGGCATGCTGAGCCTGTTGAGCTTTGTTGTTGGTTTCGGGATCAGTTGCTATGTGACGGTCGAAAAGATCTTTTTTGATCAGGCTGCTGGAAACCGGCCGATCCTCTTTCTTGGTATTCTGCTTATTATTCTTGCGGTGCAGTTTTTCGCTATAGGCCTGTTGGGGGAAATGCTCATCCGGGATACATCGAGAACGTCAGGGTATATGGTGAAGGAGATGGTGAATGTTGAAGAGGGGGGAATAGTGAATAGTGATTGGTAA
- the nfo gene encoding deoxyribonuclease IV — protein sequence MRRIGAHVSIAGGIENAPMRAREIGATAFAMFTKNQRQWNAPPLTTQSIDAFKNNCAECGYHARHILPHDSYLINLGSPDPAKLERSRKAFTDEMQRVEALGLSLLNFHPGSHLNETGIDNCLNTIAESVNIALDNSSGVTAVLENTAGQGSNLGHTFEQLAAIIDQIEDKTRVGVCLDTCHLFAAGYDLRTSEAVEATFNEFDSIVSLSYLRGMHLNDAKLDLGSKRDRHESIGSGFIGNDGFAAIIQHPACDEIPLILETPNPDIWNREIEMLYQMEGDKR from the coding sequence ATGAGAAGAATCGGCGCACATGTCAGCATCGCAGGAGGTATAGAAAACGCCCCGATGAGAGCCAGAGAGATCGGCGCAACAGCATTTGCCATGTTTACCAAAAACCAGCGACAGTGGAATGCTCCGCCACTGACCACGCAGAGCATCGATGCGTTCAAAAACAACTGCGCAGAATGCGGCTACCATGCCCGTCATATCCTCCCTCACGACAGCTATCTCATCAACCTCGGCAGCCCCGATCCGGCAAAGCTGGAACGCTCCCGAAAAGCCTTCACCGATGAAATGCAGCGCGTCGAAGCACTCGGTCTTTCACTGCTTAATTTTCACCCGGGCAGCCATCTCAATGAAACCGGTATCGACAATTGTCTGAACACCATCGCAGAGTCGGTCAACATCGCCCTCGACAACTCAAGCGGCGTAACAGCCGTGCTGGAAAATACCGCAGGACAAGGTTCAAACCTCGGCCACACCTTTGAACAGCTTGCAGCAATTATCGATCAGATAGAAGACAAAACACGGGTTGGAGTATGCCTCGACACCTGCCATCTCTTTGCGGCAGGATATGACCTTCGTACCAGCGAAGCAGTTGAAGCAACCTTCAATGAATTTGACAGCATTGTCAGCCTCAGCTATCTGAGAGGAATGCACCTCAATGATGCAAAACTCGATCTGGGAAGCAAACGGGACCGGCACGAAAGCATCGGCAGCGGCTTTATCGGCAACGACGGGTTTGCCGCCATTATCCAGCATCCCGCATGCGACGAAATCCCGCTGATCCTCGAAACCCCGAATCCCGATATCTGGAACCGTGAAATCGAGATGCTCTACCAGATGGAAGGTGACAAACGCTAA
- a CDS encoding cell division protein FtsX, translating into MNLFFLLKEGFSGIWRAKLPFAVTVISGFFALVLLGVFSTVSVSFFDLIDEVRGRVELEIFFDDRTSQDEVQKVVESVGGMQGVREVDFLSKDDAAKIFEQEFGQDIVGILGVNPLPRSMKLRVDPLYASPDSLQVVASAIGELQQGLDIRYNKVFLRQLEENARLFTWGTAATGILISIATVILVGYTIRLAIYSRQERIKTMRLVGATNWFISAPYLIEGGVQGILSGVLAALAIYLMFEQGLQRYEPGIYAVLHPSSLMVYPLLAGLGFILGVFGSTVSVSKYLRKP; encoded by the coding sequence ATGAATCTTTTTTTTCTGCTTAAAGAGGGCTTTTCGGGCATCTGGCGAGCGAAGCTGCCTTTTGCAGTGACGGTTATATCCGGCTTTTTCGCTCTGGTCCTTCTTGGGGTTTTCAGCACGGTTTCAGTGAGCTTTTTCGATCTGATCGACGAGGTTCGCGGAAGGGTGGAACTGGAGATCTTTTTCGATGATCGTACCTCACAGGATGAGGTGCAGAAGGTTGTTGAGTCGGTTGGCGGGATGCAAGGTGTACGTGAGGTTGACTTTCTTTCGAAAGATGATGCGGCAAAGATTTTTGAGCAGGAGTTCGGTCAGGATATTGTCGGGATTCTCGGGGTGAACCCCCTTCCCCGTTCGATGAAGCTCAGGGTTGACCCTCTTTACGCAAGCCCTGACAGTCTCCAGGTGGTGGCATCGGCTATCGGCGAGCTTCAGCAAGGATTGGATATTCGCTATAACAAGGTTTTTCTCAGGCAGCTTGAGGAAAATGCCCGTCTGTTTACATGGGGAACTGCAGCGACAGGGATTCTGATTTCTATCGCGACGGTTATACTTGTTGGTTATACGATACGGCTTGCTATTTATTCGCGTCAGGAGCGCATTAAGACGATGCGGCTTGTCGGGGCGACAAACTGGTTCATCAGCGCTCCGTATCTGATCGAGGGAGGTGTTCAGGGGATTTTGTCGGGCGTTCTTGCTGCTTTAGCGATCTATCTGATGTTCGAACAGGGTTTGCAGCGTTATGAGCCTGGTATTTATGCGGTGCTGCATCCGTCGAGCCTTATGGTTTATCCTCTGCTTGCGGGTCTTGGTTTTATTCTCGGCGTTTTCGGCAGTACGGTTTCTGTGAGCAAGTATCTGCGTAAGCCTTAG
- the purF gene encoding amidophosphoribosyltransferase gives MCGVFGVYNSKTPAEDTFYGLYSLQHRGQEAAGIVVADYGEDKKKTIYRQHKAMGLVAEVFKDEKLFDKLHGHAAIGHNRYSTTGASKSTNNIQPFSLIYRSGNLAIAHNGNLTNARALRKELTEKGVIFQASSDTEVIPHLAALSPENEPIHQIYHALRQVQGAFSIVILANDQLIAARDPYGVRPLALGKKVDPDTGEASFYIASETCAFDILSVEYLRDVEPGEILLIDRVSTRTHKPKSLYLPPSKRKARCIFEYVYFARPDSTIFQNSVDKIRRNLGKNLARESTVQQSNEDKHLIVASVPDSSNTAALGFVRESNKINRPARFEHGLIRNHYVGRTFIQPGKASREIKVRSKYNIIRGVLQNRQIILIDDSIVRGTTARMLIKLIREANPKEIHLHISSPPITNPCFYGMDFPTKGQLLTNLFIGAASEQEEVESIRQYIGVDSLKYLSLQGLLNSVPQFDHETCSYCTACFTGDYPIKIEDATTDKEENDV, from the coding sequence ATGTGCGGAGTGTTCGGTGTCTACAATTCTAAAACTCCCGCTGAAGATACCTTTTACGGGTTATATTCATTGCAACACAGAGGTCAGGAAGCCGCAGGAATTGTTGTAGCAGATTACGGTGAAGACAAAAAGAAAACAATCTACCGGCAGCATAAAGCAATGGGTCTGGTTGCGGAAGTCTTCAAGGATGAAAAGCTCTTCGACAAACTTCACGGTCATGCAGCTATAGGCCATAATCGTTACTCGACGACAGGGGCCTCAAAATCGACCAACAACATCCAGCCTTTCTCGCTCATCTACCGCTCAGGAAATCTCGCTATAGCTCACAATGGAAATCTGACCAATGCCCGGGCACTTCGAAAAGAGCTGACAGAAAAAGGGGTCATCTTCCAGGCCTCGTCAGACACGGAAGTCATTCCGCATCTGGCAGCCTTAAGCCCCGAAAATGAACCCATCCATCAGATCTACCACGCGCTAAGACAGGTACAGGGCGCCTTCTCCATCGTCATTCTCGCAAACGACCAACTCATTGCCGCACGCGACCCATACGGCGTCAGGCCACTTGCCCTTGGAAAGAAAGTCGATCCCGATACCGGAGAAGCATCATTTTACATCGCCAGTGAAACCTGCGCGTTCGACATTCTATCAGTTGAATATCTCAGAGATGTCGAACCTGGCGAAATTCTGCTCATCGACAGAGTATCGACCCGAACACATAAACCAAAATCGCTCTATCTGCCGCCGTCAAAACGCAAAGCTCGCTGTATTTTCGAATATGTCTACTTTGCTCGTCCAGACAGTACGATCTTTCAGAACTCCGTCGATAAAATCCGTCGAAACCTCGGCAAAAACCTTGCCCGGGAATCAACCGTCCAGCAATCCAACGAAGACAAACATCTGATTGTCGCCAGCGTTCCGGACTCGTCAAATACCGCTGCTCTCGGTTTTGTGCGTGAAAGCAATAAAATCAACCGTCCAGCCCGTTTCGAACACGGTCTCATCCGCAACCACTATGTAGGAAGAACCTTCATTCAGCCTGGAAAGGCAAGCAGAGAGATTAAAGTTCGCTCCAAATACAACATCATCCGGGGGGTTCTGCAGAATCGTCAGATTATCCTGATCGACGACTCGATCGTTCGCGGAACAACAGCACGAATGCTTATAAAACTCATTCGGGAAGCAAACCCCAAAGAAATCCACCTCCACATCAGCTCGCCACCGATCACCAACCCCTGCTTCTACGGCATGGACTTCCCTACCAAGGGCCAGCTCCTGACCAATCTGTTCATCGGCGCCGCAAGCGAACAGGAGGAAGTTGAAAGCATCAGACAATATATCGGTGTAGACTCGCTCAAATACCTCTCTCTGCAGGGTCTGCTCAACAGCGTCCCGCAATTCGATCATGAAACCTGCAGTTACTGCACGGCCTGTTTCACAGGAGACTACCCCATCAAGATCGAAGACGCAACGACCGATAAAGAAGAAAACGACGTATAA
- a CDS encoding TraR/DksA family transcriptional regulator, whose protein sequence is MPKKSSRTMKLEAEAPIAPGKVLHTYLNDEELEHFRELLLKRREEVLRDLDILRSSLSEESVEDSINSNYSMHMADHGTETMDREQRFMFIARDEKYLGYIDQALERIRNKTYGVCVKSGKPIPKKRLEAVPHTSVRIEFKENKKK, encoded by the coding sequence ATGCCTAAGAAAAGCAGTAGAACCATGAAATTGGAAGCAGAGGCCCCGATTGCTCCGGGTAAAGTTCTTCATACCTATCTGAACGATGAAGAGCTTGAGCATTTCAGGGAATTACTTTTGAAACGCAGGGAAGAGGTGTTGCGCGATCTTGATATTTTGCGATCATCCCTTTCTGAGGAGAGTGTTGAGGATTCGATTAACTCGAATTATTCGATGCATATGGCAGATCATGGTACTGAAACTATGGACCGAGAGCAGCGATTCATGTTCATTGCCCGTGATGAAAAGTACCTTGGCTATATCGATCAGGCGCTTGAACGTATTCGCAATAAAACGTATGGCGTGTGTGTCAAGTCAGGCAAGCCGATTCCGAAGAAGCGTCTCGAAGCTGTTCCGCATACTTCTGTTCGGATCGAGTTCAAGGAGAATAAGAAAAAATAG
- the ileS gene encoding isoleucine--tRNA ligase yields MPDKFSEYPAGVPYRDVEADVLAFWKEHDIFHKSLEKPDDSIFSFYEGPPTVNGKPGVHHVFSRTIKDVVCRFKSMQGYKVPRKAGWDTHGLPVEIAVEKKLGLKNKAQVEEYGAGEFNAEAKALVYHHIDDNREGWGKLTEEMGYWVDMDDPYITCTNNYIESVWWALKTIFDKGLIYKDYKIVPQDPKSETVLSSHELALGYKEVKDPSVYVKFRVKGADEFLLVWTTTPWTLVSNVALCVGSDIEYVKVRNRDGDVYILAKSRLQVLEQKKDDEGSVEILKEFKGSALAGMRYEPLFNWLKPEKRCWYVTEGDFVSTEDGTGIVHIAPAFGADDYEIAKAYDLPMLQPVARNGCFTDEVPELEGVFFKDADPLLIRRLKDEGKLLRKETITHTYPFSWRYDVPVIYYARESWYIRTTSIADRMVELNRQINWCPPEIGSGRFGNWLEDNKDWALSRERFWGTPLPIWVTEDFAIGDGGDSGNVFAVGSIEELRDGLIKIDGREYRLGDAIDQNLIELDLHKPFVDRIYFVRDGKRYNRTPELIDVWFDSGSMPFAQLHYPFENKELFDKTFPADFIAEGVDQTRGWFYTLHAIATLIFDKPAYRNLVVNGHILDKEGLKMSKSKGNVVDPFETINRYGADALRWYLIVTSPPWRPKSFNVEEIEEEQRRFFRAYVNSYNFFVMYANVDGFCFDGDVVPVRQRSELDQWIMSSLNSLVSGVEMRMQQYDMTGALRLINDFTVDNLSNWYIRRSRKRFWKGDMGPDKVAAYQSLYQCLETLSMLLAPFTPFIADWMYRSLNSVSGREPWESVHLCSFPEPETTAINMPLEKRMERAQIVTSLVRTMRERASIKVRQPLKRIMLAVDDASDRQEYELVKDIIIDEVNVQRVEYIEDEGSVVSKKARPNFKSIGPRYGKDAKVLGNEIRSLTHRQISALESDGLLQLEVDGRIFTIQRDDVDVLREDIEGWLVASDEPHRVMVALDTEMTPELEMLGLARELVSRIQSLRKESGLEITDRIELRVGGGERIIRTVEENNAYIMAETLAVSLDSVRLEDLPEDREETINGELCRFALEKSKR; encoded by the coding sequence ATGCCTGATAAATTTTCCGAGTACCCTGCAGGTGTGCCTTACCGCGATGTTGAAGCTGATGTTTTAGCGTTTTGGAAGGAGCATGATATTTTCCATAAGAGCCTTGAAAAACCTGATGACAGCATTTTTTCTTTTTATGAAGGTCCTCCGACTGTCAATGGTAAACCGGGGGTGCATCATGTCTTCAGTCGTACGATCAAGGATGTGGTTTGCCGTTTTAAATCCATGCAGGGCTATAAAGTGCCTCGTAAGGCGGGATGGGATACTCATGGTTTGCCGGTCGAAATTGCTGTTGAGAAGAAGCTTGGCCTGAAAAATAAAGCTCAGGTTGAGGAGTATGGTGCAGGGGAGTTCAATGCTGAAGCCAAGGCTCTGGTTTATCATCATATTGATGATAACCGTGAGGGGTGGGGCAAGCTGACCGAGGAGATGGGGTATTGGGTTGATATGGATGATCCTTATATCACCTGTACCAATAATTATATAGAATCGGTCTGGTGGGCGTTGAAGACGATTTTTGATAAGGGGCTGATTTATAAGGATTACAAGATTGTTCCTCAGGACCCGAAATCTGAGACGGTACTGAGTTCTCATGAGCTTGCGCTGGGCTATAAAGAGGTGAAGGACCCGAGCGTTTATGTGAAGTTCCGGGTTAAGGGTGCTGATGAGTTTCTGCTTGTCTGGACGACGACTCCGTGGACACTTGTTTCAAATGTGGCACTCTGTGTCGGTTCTGATATCGAGTATGTGAAGGTTCGCAACCGTGATGGTGATGTCTATATTCTTGCCAAGTCACGCCTGCAGGTGCTGGAGCAGAAGAAAGATGATGAGGGATCTGTTGAGATCCTCAAGGAGTTCAAGGGAAGTGCTCTTGCCGGTATGCGCTATGAGCCTCTGTTCAACTGGTTGAAACCGGAAAAGCGGTGCTGGTATGTTACTGAGGGCGATTTTGTGTCGACTGAGGATGGTACGGGTATTGTTCATATCGCGCCTGCATTTGGTGCTGACGACTATGAGATTGCCAAAGCGTATGATCTTCCGATGCTGCAGCCGGTTGCGCGAAATGGCTGTTTTACGGATGAAGTGCCTGAGCTGGAAGGGGTGTTTTTCAAGGATGCTGATCCGTTGCTGATCCGTCGTCTGAAAGATGAGGGAAAGCTGCTTCGTAAGGAGACGATCACCCATACGTATCCTTTTTCGTGGCGTTACGATGTGCCGGTTATTTACTATGCGCGTGAGTCGTGGTATATCAGGACGACAAGTATTGCTGACCGGATGGTTGAATTAAACCGCCAGATCAACTGGTGCCCTCCGGAAATCGGTTCGGGTCGGTTTGGTAACTGGCTTGAAGATAACAAGGATTGGGCGTTGTCGCGCGAGCGTTTCTGGGGGACTCCGCTGCCGATCTGGGTGACAGAGGATTTTGCTATCGGTGACGGGGGTGATTCCGGAAACGTCTTTGCTGTTGGATCGATCGAGGAGCTCAGGGATGGTTTGATCAAGATCGATGGCAGAGAGTATCGCCTGGGCGATGCGATCGATCAGAACCTGATTGAGCTTGATCTGCACAAACCGTTTGTCGACAGGATATATTTTGTCAGAGACGGTAAACGCTACAATCGTACTCCTGAACTGATCGATGTGTGGTTTGACAGCGGTTCAATGCCGTTTGCGCAGCTGCATTATCCGTTTGAGAACAAGGAGCTTTTTGACAAGACGTTTCCTGCTGATTTTATTGCCGAAGGGGTTGACCAGACGCGAGGATGGTTCTATACCCTGCATGCTATCGCGACCTTGATTTTTGATAAACCGGCTTATCGGAATCTTGTGGTTAATGGCCATATCCTTGATAAGGAAGGTCTCAAGATGTCGAAATCGAAGGGCAATGTTGTCGATCCATTTGAAACGATTAACCGTTACGGTGCTGATGCTCTGCGTTGGTATCTGATTGTCACAAGTCCGCCGTGGCGTCCGAAATCGTTTAACGTTGAGGAGATTGAAGAGGAGCAGCGCCGCTTCTTCCGTGCCTATGTCAACAGCTACAACTTTTTTGTCATGTATGCCAACGTTGACGGTTTTTGTTTTGATGGAGATGTTGTTCCTGTCAGGCAACGCTCGGAACTTGATCAGTGGATCATGTCGAGCCTGAACTCGCTGGTTAGCGGTGTCGAGATGCGTATGCAACAGTACGATATGACGGGAGCATTGAGGCTTATTAACGATTTTACCGTCGATAATCTTTCGAACTGGTATATCCGCCGTTCGAGAAAGCGGTTCTGGAAAGGCGATATGGGTCCTGATAAGGTTGCCGCTTATCAGTCTTTGTACCAGTGTCTTGAAACGCTTTCGATGCTGCTTGCTCCGTTTACTCCGTTTATTGCAGATTGGATGTACCGGAGTCTGAACAGTGTTTCCGGGCGTGAGCCCTGGGAATCGGTTCATCTCTGTTCTTTTCCTGAGCCTGAAACAACGGCAATCAATATGCCGCTTGAGAAGCGTATGGAGCGTGCCCAGATTGTGACGTCGCTTGTCCGTACGATGCGCGAGCGTGCTTCGATCAAGGTTCGCCAGCCGCTGAAGCGCATTATGCTTGCTGTCGATGATGCATCTGACCGGCAGGAGTACGAGCTGGTCAAGGATATCATCATCGACGAGGTCAATGTTCAGCGGGTCGAATATATTGAAGATGAGGGATCGGTTGTGAGCAAGAAAGCCAGGCCGAATTTCAAGTCGATCGGCCCTCGTTACGGGAAGGATGCAAAGGTGCTTGGTAATGAGATCAGGTCATTGACTCATCGTCAGATTTCCGCTCTTGAGTCGGACGGGCTGCTTCAGCTTGAGGTGGATGGCCGGATCTTTACGATCCAGCGAGATGATGTCGATGTCCTTCGCGAGGATATCGAAGGATGGCTGGTTGCATCGGATGAACCGCATCGTGTTATGGTTGCGCTCGATACAGAGATGACTCCGGAGCTGGAAATGCTTGGTCTTGCAAGGGAGCTGGTGAGCCGGATTCAGAGCCTGAGAAAAGAGAGTGGTCTGGAGATTACCGACAGGATCGAGCTTCGAGTTGGCGGAGGGGAGCGAATCATCAGGACTGTTGAGGAAAATAATGCCTATATCATGGCGGAAACCCTTGCAGTCAGCCTCGATTCTGTTCGGCTTGAGGACCTTCCTGAAGATCGTGAAGAAACCATCAATGGGGAATTGTGCCGGTTTGCTCTTGAAAAATCCAAACGGTAG